A segment of the Allosaccharopolyspora coralli genome:
TTCCTCGCTGCTGGGCGCGGTGACGAGCTTGGCGACATTGCGGCCGATGAGCTCGTCTCGTACGGCATGCTGCAAGGCCGTCCGCAACACGGCATGGATGAACTGGACCGTGCGCTTGGACAACGGTCGGCCCTTACGTCCGTTCTGCTTGGACACCTTCGCCAAGAACGTCCGCACGTCCTGGACGCCGAGCTTGTTCAGCCGCTTGGATGCCAGGTGAGGGCGGACGTAATGCGTCGTCAACGTCTCGTACGTTGCGAACGTCGACGGGCGTAGCTCATGGCGGGCGACCTCGTAGAGCCAGTAGTCCAGGTACGGGCCGAGCTTCATCGACGAGGTCACCGAGGGGATGCCCTTGCGGTTGTTGTCCAACAGCTCGATTCGGCGATCGTTGACCTCCTGCCAGCTCTTGCCGTAGACGTACTTCCGCACGCGCTCACCGGTGGCGGTGTAGACGTAAACGGCTGCGTGGTAGCGGCCGTCTTTGCGCTGGACGATGGTGCCCATGCCGTTGGCTTGCTTGCGGGGCATCAGGCCACCTCCTCGATCAACGACGCCACGTAGGCATCCAGGGCGGACCGAGGCACTCGGCGCGAACCGAACACCTTCACCGAGACGAGTTCCCCGGTTCGGATCAGGTCGTAAACTCGGGTGCGACCGATGTTGAGCAACTGCGCGACCTCCGGCACGCGCAGAAGCACCGGTTCCATAGTGGACATTTCTAGCTCCTTGCTTTCGGTGTTGGACAAGGGACTCACTGACATTCCTCCTTGGCGGTGTGTCGGTGTTCGCGGGCTTTGGCGGCGGCGGTGTTGGCCAGCTGGGCATCGGCGGTGGTGTGCCAGCCGATGCCGGCGTAGCTGAGGTGGCCGATGGTGAGGATGTCGGGTTCTTCGCCGGGTTCGATGGTGTCGTCGGGGTAGTCCTCGGTGTGGGCGTATTCGCGTTTCCAGTTGCGGCGGGCGGCGCGGAGGGTGGCGAGGGTGGTGGAGTAGCGGCGGGACTTCGTGGAGAAGTGGCCGCCGAAGCCGAGTTGGTGTGCCCATCGGTGTAGGCCTGCCCAGGCTTTTTGGAAGGCGATGCGTTCCCATACGTCTTCGTCGAGGCGTGCGATGCCATCCGGTAACTGGCCGAGGTACCAGGCGGCGGCGATGAGCCGGCCGGGGTGGGTGGTGGCATCGGCGTAGTAGCCGACGGTGTCGTGGGTCAGCCGGCGGGAGAGGTGCCCGGTGGTCTCGGTGGCTTTCGTGGCGTACTTCGCCAGATATCCGGCGACGGCGGTGTCGGTGAGGGCGCCGGTGTCGTCGAGGTCGCGGACGGTCAGCCGCACCTGCCGGGTATCGATCGAGCGCTCGCCCCACGCGAGCAGCCATCCCTCGGGTTTCTCCGGGTGGGCCGGGGTGCGATAGGTCGTGGTCTCCGCAGCTTGGCGCAGAGCGTGTTCGAAGAACGCCACGTGCACCCGGGGGGCGGGCGGGGTGATGGTGTCCGGCTCGAGGGGATCAACGCCGTCGAGGCGGATGAGGGTGTGGAAGTGCACGACGCCGCGTGCTTGGAATTCGGCGACTTTGGCGTAGGAGACGCGCAGTTTGACGCCGTAGCGTTTCCCGAGGCGTTCGACTTCGCGTCGCATGTTTTGGCTGGTGTAGCGCCACAGTTCCCCGGCGTAGGCGTTGAACACCACTTGGGCTTGGTGGTCGTAGCAGTCCAGACAGAACGGGCGGCCCGCGTAGTCGTCGCCGGTGTCGTGTCGGCGCAAGCAGGTGAACGTGACGCCGTGCTCGCAGACGTGTGGGTCTCGGCGTGGGTGGCAGGGTTTGCCGGTTTTGTGGGCGGTGTGCACGGCCCCAAAGGAGGGGGCGGCGAGGGTCAGGAAGACGGTGGGGTGTTCGGTGACGGTGTCGGGGACGCCTTTGCCGCCGAGTAGGCCGGCGTGCACGAGGTGGTAGGTGTCGGCCCGGTAGGTCTCGGCACAGTGCGGACACACGCTGGCGCGGCGGTTGCCGCAGGCGGTGTAGAGCACCCCATCCGGCATGTGCGTGGTGTCCACGTCAGTGGTGACCTCACCGGTGGCCGGGTCGGCACTCGTCGAGCGGCCGGCGAGGCGGATGGGATAGCGGCAGCCGGCGGCCGGGGCGATGTGTCGGAGCCACTTCTCGTAGCCGGGTTGCGAGGCCCGGTGCACTAAGCCGGCGACGTCGGTGTTGGGGGGTGTCTCGGCAGCGGCTCCCACCCCCAGGACCGAGCGGGTGTGCCCGGTGCTGGGGGTGAAGGTCGGCGTCGAGGCGGTCACTGGTGCTGGTTCTCCTGGATCTGGGTTCCGGTCAGGTACAGCCCGCACGAGGGGCACAACCACCGGTGTGCGGCTATGTCGGTGTGTTCGGGCGGGTAGGCGTCCACTCGGGACAGTTCGGACTCGTCGCAGTGCCAGCGGTGGGTCATTGCGATCTGGGCTTCATTCGCCACCTGCACCGCACTCACCCCCGGTCACGGGTGGTGTCGTGATGACCGGGAAACGCGGGATTGGCCTCCAGATCCCGGGTGGTGGCCCAGACGAATCCGGGAACCGGTTCGCCCTGGGTGCGGAGGACGGGGATCAGCCCGTCGGTGTGGATGCATTCGGGGGCGAAGGCGGCGTATTGGCCGGTGCGGGTCTCGACACCGAGGCGGAAGCAGTCGACCTCATTGGTGTCGGGGTATTCGGTGAACAGCCACAGTTCATCGGTGGCTACAGCGAGTGGGTAGGTGACGTACATCGGACACACTCCTCCTGCGAGTAGAAAGCACGGAATCTGTTGCGAGAGAGGAAAACGGCTAGTAGGCGATGGTGGTGCGGAGTTGGTGGGCGTAGTCCACGAGCGCGTAAATGTCGGCATCGGAAAGGTAGGCGGATTTCATCCGACGCGGCATGCCACCTTCGGCCAGCAGCAGGCCGATGCCTCGGTCTTCGGGTGCGATGTGGGTCGCGGATTGGCCCTGTTTGGCCCAGCCGTGCCCGAGAATGATGTCCGAGGAAGCTTCGGTGGTGCACCGGAACGCGCACCGGAACCCGAACAAGTCCCGCAGGCTGGTGGGGATGATGTCCGCAGACGGTCGTTGGGTGGCGGCGACGACGATGACGCCGGCGGCACGCCCCCGCGCAACCAGGTCGCGCACGAGGCGCACGAACTTCTCCTGTTGTTCCTTGCTGCCGATCGTCGCCGAGTAGTAGGCGATCTCATCGATCACCGCGACGATCACGTCGACCGGGTCGGTTTGGGTGACCTTGCGGCGGCGCACACGGTCCAACTCGTCGTAGCGCCAATCCATGACGCGCTGCAGTTCCTGAAGCCGTTGAAGGCCGGCGTCGATGTCGGGTCCGACGAACACGTCGGAGACGGACTTCCACAGGCCGAGTTCGACTTGTTTGCCGTCGAAGAGCCACAGGCGGGTGTCGGTGCACATCGCGGCGTGGGCGACGATGTTGTTCAGCGCCACAGATTTGCCGGAGCCGGGTTCGCCGCCGAGCAGAATGTTGCGGTAGATCAACTCGATGTCCACGCCATAGCCCCGCTCGTCGATACCGAGGTGCACGGGGTCGTAGATCGACAGCCCCGAGACGGGCACTGGCTTGTCCAGGGGTTGGGTGTCAGTCGACATAGTCACTCAGGTCCTCTCCGTTCACGACCACCGCAGCCACAGGCTTACGAGCGGTCTCAGACGATTGCGAATCAGCAGCCGATGCGGCCCTCGAGCCGTTGTCGGTCGTGGTCTCCGAGCTGGTCGTAGGGGCCGGCGGAGTGGGTTTGATCGGCGTCACCGTCGCCGCACCGGGATCGGCCGGTGCGTGGTGTTTGGTGAACCGCGACAGGGGTGAGCCCACGGCGGAGGCGGCGAGGGGGTCGCGGCGGATCACATCGATCGCACACACCGTCGAGAGTTTCCGGATGGTGTGTAGGCGGGCGTCGCGGGCCATGCAGGCCGGGGCGATGTAGTCCAGGGCGTCTTCGACGTCCCGAGCGGCCGAACCGGCGGGGAGCCAGACCCAGACCCGTTCCCCGGTCTTGGTGGGACGAGCCCAAAACAACAGGGGATAGTCACCGTCGCGGGTGACCGTGCGGATCTTCGTCTGCCGCAGACTCGACCGGATCCGATGCCGATCAACCACACACCACACCCGAGACACCACCATCCGACGGGTGTAGGGCACGGCGAACACGAGTAGCGGGAGTCCGATGAAGACACCACTGGTGATCCAAGGGTTGCCGACCGAATCCAGCCAGACATACAGCACCAGCCCGATCACGAGGGTCGTGATTTCGGCGCGCCAGCGCACCAGGGTTCCGAGGATGACGAATCCGACCCACTGTTTCGGTCGGGGCATCATCTCCACCACGTCCACGGTCGCGCCGCGACGGGTGCTACGAGTAGCCTTAGCCATGCTCAACGCCCTCCCAGGCAAAAGTTGAGAAACACGAAAGTGAGTGGGGAGACGGGGCCGGAGGGTGGACCACCACAGAACACCCATCCGGTCCCGTTTCACCCCGTTCGTCAGCGGTGTGCGAGTCCGAAGGCGGACTCGGCCTGCTGGATCGACTCCACACAGCCGATCAACACATCGATCACATCGAGCATCTGATCCATCGTGTGAAACCGGACCAACTGCTCACCATCAGCACCGTGCAGAATCAGCTCGCTGGTGCCGTCGGCGAACTGGACTTCGCGGACGTCGCACTGCATCAGAATCGTCCTTCCGTCTCGGGTGCGGACAGGTGCGCGGCCTCGAATCCGGCCTCCGCGAAGGCGATCTTCGCCATCAGCAGCGACGCCACACCGTCCAGATAGGCACGAAAGCGTGCCAACTCCCGGATTCCATCAAGGTCGGGCCAACTATCGGTCTCATTCATCCGGTAGGCCCGGTTCATCGAGAACACGTGCCAGGAGTGCTTCTCGGCGCACACCGCGCGCCACTGGC
Coding sequences within it:
- a CDS encoding helix-turn-helix domain-containing protein, translated to MSTMEPVLLRVPEVAQLLNIGRTRVYDLIRTGELVSVKVFGSRRVPRSALDAYVASLIEEVA
- a CDS encoding replication initiator yields the protein MTASTPTFTPSTGHTRSVLGVGAAAETPPNTDVAGLVHRASQPGYEKWLRHIAPAAGCRYPIRLAGRSTSADPATGEVTTDVDTTHMPDGVLYTACGNRRASVCPHCAETYRADTYHLVHAGLLGGKGVPDTVTEHPTVFLTLAAPSFGAVHTAHKTGKPCHPRRDPHVCEHGVTFTCLRRHDTGDDYAGRPFCLDCYDHQAQVVFNAYAGELWRYTSQNMRREVERLGKRYGVKLRVSYAKVAEFQARGVVHFHTLIRLDGVDPLEPDTITPPAPRVHVAFFEHALRQAAETTTYRTPAHPEKPEGWLLAWGERSIDTRQVRLTVRDLDDTGALTDTAVAGYLAKYATKATETTGHLSRRLTHDTVGYYADATTHPGRLIAAAWYLGQLPDGIARLDEDVWERIAFQKAWAGLHRWAHQLGFGGHFSTKSRRYSTTLATLRAARRNWKREYAHTEDYPDDTIEPGEEPDILTIGHLSYAGIGWHTTADAQLANTAAAKAREHRHTAKEECQ
- a CDS encoding FtsK/SpoIIIE domain-containing protein, with the protein product MSTDTQPLDKPVPVSGLSIYDPVHLGIDERGYGVDIELIYRNILLGGEPGSGKSVALNNIVAHAAMCTDTRLWLFDGKQVELGLWKSVSDVFVGPDIDAGLQRLQELQRVMDWRYDELDRVRRRKVTQTDPVDVIVAVIDEIAYYSATIGSKEQQEKFVRLVRDLVARGRAAGVIVVAATQRPSADIIPTSLRDLFGFRCAFRCTTEASSDIILGHGWAKQGQSATHIAPEDRGIGLLLAEGGMPRRMKSAYLSDADIYALVDYAHQLRTTIAY